The Streptomyces achromogenes genome window below encodes:
- a CDS encoding NAD(P)H-binding protein, protein MSNDTTLVLGATGKTGRRVAARLRLRGTQVRAASRSSRTRFDWSDPDGWDSALQGITSAYVVPPPVPGPVHEFVARAEAAGVQRLVLLSGHGADAWGDSTFGLDMRSAEDAVRGSALEWTVLRPSNFNQNFDEDLFHAPLVAGELALPAGAVPEPFIDLEDVADAAAAVLAEPGRHAGRIYELTGPRALTFEEAVELISRASGLPMTYKRLSPAEYTAALVAEGWGEDDAHHVAEMFVLMERGVIAETTDGIATVLGRAPRNFEDYVVRAAAAGAWRP, encoded by the coding sequence ATGAGCAACGACACCACCCTCGTCCTCGGCGCCACCGGCAAGACCGGCCGACGGGTCGCCGCCCGGTTGCGGCTGCGCGGCACGCAGGTGCGCGCCGCCTCCCGATCCAGCCGGACCCGCTTCGACTGGTCCGACCCCGACGGCTGGGATTCGGCCCTGCAGGGCATCACCTCCGCCTACGTGGTACCCCCGCCCGTGCCCGGACCGGTACACGAGTTCGTGGCGCGGGCCGAGGCCGCCGGCGTGCAGCGCCTTGTTCTGCTCTCCGGGCACGGCGCCGACGCCTGGGGCGACTCCACGTTCGGCCTGGACATGCGCTCGGCCGAAGACGCCGTGCGCGGCTCGGCACTGGAGTGGACCGTCCTGCGGCCGTCGAACTTCAACCAGAACTTCGACGAGGACCTCTTCCACGCCCCGCTGGTCGCCGGCGAACTGGCGCTCCCGGCCGGTGCTGTCCCCGAGCCGTTCATCGACCTGGAGGACGTCGCCGACGCCGCGGCCGCGGTGCTGGCCGAGCCCGGCCGGCACGCCGGGCGGATCTACGAGCTGACCGGGCCGCGCGCGCTGACCTTCGAGGAGGCCGTCGAGCTGATCTCCCGGGCGTCCGGACTGCCCATGACCTACAAGCGGCTTTCCCCCGCCGAGTACACCGCGGCGCTGGTCGCGGAGGGGTGGGGCGAGGACGACGCGCACCACGTCGCCGAGATGTTCGTGTTGATGGAGCGCGGGGTGATTGCCGAAACGACGGACGGTATCGCCACCGTGTTGGGGCGAGCGCCCCGGAACTTCGAGGACTACGTGGTGCGGGCCGCGGCAGCGGGAGCCTGGCGGCCATGA
- a CDS encoding NmrA family NAD(P)-binding protein, with product MSTQTTGTIAVLGATGQQGGAVVDALLDHKARVRALVRNPQSDRAQALAVRGVELAAIRADDPASLAAALASVEGFYFMTPEANSLEEVEAEIRIGTALVDAAVEAGVPHVVFNSVFGADRESGVPHHDSKHWIEEHLRKSGLRAAMVRATAFMENFASVMAPSLEHGEIVLRLPLPEDVALKMISVRDIGRVAAALLLGTAEAPGGAVELVGDELTGPQIAAAFGARAGLPARYETLPLSVLPNDLDKAMFRQFAKAPEYPSDLAVVRSIEPATLDLVEWIRATGWTAPTNVAGS from the coding sequence ATGAGCACACAGACGACCGGCACGATCGCAGTCTTAGGCGCGACGGGGCAACAGGGCGGGGCGGTGGTCGACGCGCTGCTGGACCACAAGGCGCGGGTGCGGGCTTTGGTCCGCAACCCGCAGTCCGACCGGGCTCAGGCGCTGGCCGTCCGCGGCGTCGAGCTGGCGGCCATCCGGGCCGACGACCCGGCGTCGCTGGCCGCCGCGCTGGCGTCGGTCGAGGGGTTCTACTTCATGACCCCGGAGGCGAACAGCCTCGAAGAGGTCGAGGCGGAGATCCGCATCGGTACCGCGCTCGTCGACGCGGCGGTCGAGGCGGGCGTCCCGCACGTCGTGTTCAACTCGGTCTTCGGAGCGGACCGGGAGTCGGGTGTGCCGCACCACGACTCGAAGCACTGGATCGAGGAGCACCTGAGGAAGTCCGGCCTGAGGGCCGCGATGGTTCGCGCGACCGCATTCATGGAGAACTTCGCGAGCGTGATGGCACCGAGCCTGGAGCATGGGGAGATCGTGCTGAGGCTGCCGCTGCCGGAGGACGTCGCCCTGAAGATGATCTCGGTCAGGGACATCGGCCGGGTCGCCGCCGCGCTCCTGCTCGGCACCGCGGAGGCGCCCGGCGGAGCCGTCGAGCTCGTCGGCGACGAGCTGACGGGCCCCCAGATCGCCGCGGCGTTCGGCGCGCGCGCCGGGCTCCCGGCACGGTACGAGACCCTCCCGTTGAGCGTGCTTCCCAACGACCTCGACAAGGCGATGTTCCGCCAGTTCGCGAAGGCGCCGGAATATCCTTCGGACCTCGCGGTGGTGCGCTCGATCGAGCCGGCCACCCTGGACCTGGTCGAGTGGATCCGAGCTACCGGCTGGACCGCGCCCACAAACGTGGCTGGTTCCTGA
- a CDS encoding L-serine ammonia-lyase yields the protein MAISVFDLFSIGIGPSSSHTVGPMRAAGMFVRRLKQDGVLAQTAAVRAELFGSLGATGHGHGTPKAVLLGLEGNEPHTVDVARADLDVERIRATGRIRLLGVEIGRAHEVAFDASTQLVLHRRRSLPYHANGMILFAYDADGVPLLEKTYYSVGGGFVVDEEAAGADRIKLDDTVLPHPFSTGDELLRLARETGLSISALMLENERAWRTEAEIRAGLLEIWRVMEACISRGLGREGILPGGLKVRRRAAAAARALRSEGDPQARSMEWITLYAMAVNEENAAGGRVVTAPTNGAAGIIPAVLRYFLDFVPGADDDGIVRFLLAAGAIGLLFKENASISGAEVGCQGEVGSACSMAAGGLAEVMGGSPEQVENAAEIGMEHNLGLTCDPVGGLVQIPCIERNGMAAVKAVTAARMALRGDGRHHVSLDKVIKTMKETGADMKVKYKETARGGLAVNVIEC from the coding sequence GTGGCAATCAGCGTCTTCGACCTGTTCTCCATAGGCATCGGCCCGTCCAGCTCGCACACCGTGGGCCCGATGCGCGCCGCCGGGATGTTCGTCAGGCGGCTGAAGCAGGACGGGGTGCTGGCCCAGACCGCCGCCGTGCGGGCGGAGTTGTTCGGTTCCCTCGGCGCCACCGGCCACGGCCACGGCACCCCCAAGGCGGTGCTGCTCGGGCTGGAGGGCAACGAGCCGCACACGGTCGACGTCGCCCGGGCCGACCTGGACGTCGAGCGGATCCGCGCCACCGGGCGCATCCGGCTGCTCGGCGTGGAGATCGGCCGCGCCCACGAGGTGGCCTTCGACGCCTCGACCCAACTGGTCCTGCACCGCAGGCGGTCACTGCCCTACCACGCAAACGGCATGATCCTCTTCGCGTACGACGCCGATGGCGTCCCCCTGCTGGAGAAGACGTACTACTCCGTCGGCGGCGGCTTCGTGGTCGACGAGGAGGCCGCCGGCGCGGACCGCATCAAGCTCGACGACACCGTCCTGCCCCATCCGTTCAGCACGGGCGACGAACTGCTGCGGCTCGCCCGGGAGACCGGGCTGTCGATCTCCGCGCTGATGCTGGAGAACGAGAGGGCCTGGCGCACTGAGGCGGAGATCCGCGCGGGCCTGCTGGAGATCTGGCGCGTCATGGAGGCCTGCATTTCCCGGGGCCTGGGCCGCGAGGGCATCCTTCCCGGCGGTCTGAAGGTCCGTCGCCGGGCCGCGGCGGCAGCCCGCGCCCTGCGCAGCGAGGGCGACCCGCAGGCCCGCTCCATGGAGTGGATCACGCTGTACGCGATGGCGGTCAACGAGGAGAACGCCGCCGGCGGCCGGGTCGTCACGGCCCCGACGAACGGCGCGGCCGGCATCATCCCCGCCGTCCTGCGTTACTTCCTCGATTTCGTACCGGGAGCCGACGACGACGGCATCGTCCGCTTTCTGCTCGCCGCCGGCGCCATCGGTCTCCTCTTCAAGGAGAACGCCTCCATCTCCGGCGCCGAGGTCGGCTGCCAGGGCGAGGTCGGATCCGCCTGCTCCATGGCCGCGGGCGGCCTCGCCGAGGTCATGGGCGGCAGCCCCGAACAGGTCGAGAACGCCGCGGAGATCGGCATGGAACACAACCTGGGCCTCACCTGCGACCCCGTCGGCGGCCTCGTCCAGATCCCCTGCATCGAGCGCAACGGCATGGCCGCGGTGAAGGCCGTCACCGCCGCGCGTATGGCTCTGCGCGGCGACGGCCGTCACCACGTCTCCCTCGACAAGGTCATCAAGACCATGAAGGAGACCGGCGCCGACATGAAGGTCAAGTACAAGGAGACCGCCCGCGGCGGCCTCGCCGTCAACGTCATCGAGTGCTGA
- a CDS encoding AraC family transcriptional regulator, producing MDAFGDLFRGMRAQGSLFGNSILSPPWALHFVDGAPLTLCTVLGGAGWIVPEHRPPEQLRAGETVIVRGPAPFTFVDEVGTRAEPIACGEHCATPEQGGTRHRLGWNDCDGDAGDGATTLIVGAYPVRGEISRRLLDGLPVVLHVVSGGGTDAVLDHLAAEVATDTPGQQVVLDRLLDWMLVCALREYFDRPGGEPPAWYAAQRDPVVGDALRLLHAEPAAPWTVSSLADRTGVSRSTLAKRFADLVGEPPLTYLTRWRMTLAADLLAEREAATVAEIGRTVGYSDAFAFSAAFKRIRGVSPSRFRRTGTVVPERPTVPPLRPPGTELPVVAAPPPGVRVRS from the coding sequence GTGGACGCGTTCGGTGACCTCTTCCGCGGGATGCGGGCCCAGGGCTCGTTGTTCGGCAACTCGATCCTGTCCCCGCCCTGGGCGTTGCACTTCGTGGACGGCGCGCCGCTGACGTTGTGCACCGTCCTCGGCGGGGCGGGCTGGATCGTGCCGGAGCACCGCCCGCCCGAACAGCTCCGCGCCGGCGAGACGGTCATCGTGCGGGGCCCCGCACCGTTCACCTTCGTCGACGAGGTCGGCACCCGGGCCGAACCGATCGCGTGCGGCGAGCACTGCGCGACGCCCGAGCAGGGCGGGACCCGGCACCGGCTCGGCTGGAACGACTGCGACGGCGACGCCGGCGACGGCGCGACGACGCTGATCGTCGGCGCCTACCCGGTACGCGGCGAGATCAGCCGCAGGCTGCTGGACGGACTGCCCGTCGTGCTGCACGTCGTGTCCGGCGGCGGGACCGACGCCGTACTCGACCACCTCGCCGCCGAGGTCGCCACCGACACCCCGGGCCAGCAGGTGGTCCTCGACCGGCTGCTGGACTGGATGCTGGTGTGCGCGCTGCGCGAGTACTTCGACCGGCCCGGCGGCGAGCCGCCCGCCTGGTACGCCGCCCAGCGGGACCCGGTGGTCGGCGACGCGCTGCGCCTGCTGCACGCCGAACCAGCGGCCCCGTGGACGGTGTCCTCGCTGGCCGACCGGACCGGAGTGTCACGTTCCACGTTGGCGAAGCGGTTCGCCGACCTGGTCGGCGAACCGCCGCTGACCTACCTCACCCGCTGGCGCATGACGCTCGCGGCGGACCTGCTGGCCGAACGTGAGGCGGCGACCGTCGCGGAGATCGGCCGCACCGTGGGCTACTCCGACGCGTTCGCGTTCAGCGCAGCGTTCAAACGGATCCGAGGCGTCAGCCCGAGCCGGTTCCGGCGCACCGGTACGGTCGTTCCCGAGCGGCCGACCGTCCCGCCCCTGCGGCCTCCGGGCACCGAACTGCCCGTCGTCGCCGCTCCTCCTCCCGGCGTTCGTGTGCGGTCCTGA
- a CDS encoding MarR family winged helix-turn-helix transcriptional regulator has product MDYGDKLFWLSVVIQRKYAQICAEFDLTPSQATLLCAVRNEPRQMADLAASLGMTKNALSQLVDRTARRELVGRASSAQDRRVVMLRATPTGKVLGEAVYAEVAKRLPEIARNLDADDQRDFERVATAIVDTSDLSSPTSNQPITP; this is encoded by the coding sequence GTGGACTATGGGGACAAGCTCTTCTGGCTCTCGGTTGTGATTCAACGCAAGTACGCGCAGATCTGCGCCGAGTTCGACCTGACCCCCTCGCAGGCCACGCTGCTCTGCGCAGTCAGGAACGAGCCGCGGCAGATGGCTGACCTCGCCGCGTCGTTGGGTATGACCAAGAACGCATTGAGCCAGCTGGTCGATCGCACCGCGCGGCGCGAGTTGGTCGGCCGGGCAAGCTCGGCGCAGGATCGACGGGTCGTCATGCTCAGAGCGACGCCCACGGGGAAGGTGCTCGGCGAGGCCGTTTACGCCGAGGTCGCCAAGCGCCTGCCCGAGATCGCGAGGAACCTCGACGCGGACGATCAGCGCGACTTCGAGCGCGTGGCCACCGCCATCGTGGACACCTCGGACCTCTCTTCGCCCACCTCGAACCAACCCATCACACCGTGA
- a CDS encoding MerR family transcriptional regulator, with product MYPSLTPPRQVKIGDAAAFAGITPRAIRHYHEIGLLPEPERGGDGRRRYGYDDMTRLLWIRKMADAGISLDDMRAAFGEARDEAGDEALDQAPDIESVLSRLEETLAAQEAAIKRRRAAVQRLQAVGSPLGLLSELVTGRLSHLPPGALRPSDLDALLVTERIFGPLGAAIQAGTFIVLATHPDLRAEEDRLEAAEAALDDGVEPDDPRVEELAVQRCAHQMALNQAIEAAGLDAAEEKIFEIYDADLKGEEGTEMSAAAAITKMPYDFSPARMRCVELAGRLFGEALADAHSADS from the coding sequence ATGTACCCCTCCCTCACGCCTCCCCGGCAGGTCAAGATCGGTGACGCCGCTGCGTTCGCCGGGATCACCCCACGCGCCATCCGCCACTACCACGAGATCGGTCTGCTGCCGGAGCCCGAGCGCGGCGGGGACGGCCGCCGCCGCTACGGCTATGACGACATGACCCGCCTGCTGTGGATCCGCAAGATGGCTGATGCCGGTATCAGCCTGGACGACATGCGGGCCGCCTTCGGCGAAGCCCGGGACGAAGCTGGAGACGAAGCCCTGGACCAAGCCCCGGATATCGAGTCGGTCCTGAGCAGGCTGGAGGAAACCTTGGCGGCGCAGGAGGCCGCCATCAAACGTCGGCGCGCGGCTGTCCAGCGCCTGCAGGCGGTGGGCAGCCCGCTGGGGCTGCTCTCCGAACTGGTCACGGGCCGGCTCAGCCACCTGCCCCCGGGCGCGTTGCGCCCCTCCGATCTGGACGCCCTGCTAGTCACAGAACGGATCTTCGGGCCGCTGGGCGCCGCCATCCAGGCCGGCACGTTCATCGTGCTGGCCACCCACCCCGACCTGCGGGCCGAGGAGGACCGTCTTGAGGCGGCCGAGGCCGCCCTCGACGACGGCGTCGAACCCGACGACCCGCGCGTCGAAGAGCTCGCCGTACAGCGATGCGCTCACCAAATGGCCCTGAATCAGGCCATCGAGGCAGCTGGTCTCGACGCGGCCGAGGAGAAGATCTTCGAGATCTACGACGCCGACCTGAAAGGGGAGGAGGGCACAGAGATGAGTGCCGCCGCAGCGATCACCAAGATGCCTTACGACTTCTCTCCTGCCCGGATGCGCTGCGTGGAACTCGCCGGACGGCTCTTCGGCGAGGCCCTTGCCGACGCCCACTCCGCGGACAGCTGA
- a CDS encoding lamin tail domain-containing protein: MPIRLALAAVVAAGTIAVITAGPAQATEYTSALKIKGVQYDAPGSDSNRCTGGNTKNEYLTIKNYSRTATVDLKGYVVKDATGNKFTFAASHKLEPGDYVKLRGGRGTNSDAGNVVYRQNCNFIWNNDKDTIYLLKPSGAKADVHSYTKRANDADGNGYINYHG, encoded by the coding sequence ATGCCTATACGCCTCGCCCTGGCCGCAGTTGTCGCCGCGGGCACGATCGCTGTGATCACCGCCGGACCGGCCCAGGCCACCGAGTACACGTCCGCGCTGAAGATCAAGGGTGTCCAGTACGACGCCCCCGGCAGCGACTCCAACCGGTGTACCGGCGGCAACACCAAGAACGAGTACCTGACGATCAAGAACTACTCCCGCACCGCGACCGTCGACCTCAAGGGCTACGTCGTCAAGGACGCCACGGGCAACAAGTTCACCTTCGCCGCCAGCCACAAGCTCGAGCCGGGCGACTACGTGAAACTGCGCGGCGGCCGGGGCACCAACTCCGACGCGGGCAACGTCGTATACCGCCAGAACTGCAACTTCATCTGGAACAACGACAAGGACACCATCTACCTGCTCAAGCCCTCCGGCGCCAAGGCAGACGTCCACTCCTACACCAAGCGCGCCAACGACGCCGACGGCAACGGATACATCAACTACCACGGCTGA
- the glyA gene encoding serine hydroxymethyltransferase, translated as MTLLNQSLHDLDPEVAAAVDAELNRQQSTLEMIASENFAPVAVMEAQGTVLTNKYAEGYPGRRYYGGCEHVDVTEQIAIDRLKDLFGAEYANVQPHSGASANQAALFALAQPGDTILGLDLAHGGHLTHGMRINFSGKQFNVVPYHVDDAGLVDMDEVEQLAKEHRPKVIIAGWSAYPRQLDFAAFRRIADETGAFLWVDMAHFAGLVAAGLHPNPVEYADVVTSTTHKTLGGPRGGIILARSTEFAKKLNSSVFPGFQGGPLEHVIAAKAVSFKVAASEEFKERQSRTVEGAKILAERLTAPDAREAGVDVLSGGTDVHLILVDLRNSALDGQQAEDRLHEVGITVNRNAVPNDPRPPMVTSGLRIGTPALATRGFTAEDFTEVADVIAEALKPSYDTEALKARVKALADKHPLYPGL; from the coding sequence ATGACCCTGCTCAACCAGTCCCTGCACGACCTCGACCCCGAGGTCGCCGCCGCCGTCGACGCAGAGCTGAACCGCCAGCAGTCCACCCTGGAGATGATCGCCTCGGAGAACTTCGCTCCGGTGGCGGTCATGGAGGCCCAGGGCACGGTCCTGACCAACAAGTACGCCGAGGGCTACCCCGGCCGCCGCTACTACGGCGGCTGCGAGCACGTCGACGTCACCGAGCAGATCGCCATCGACCGCCTCAAGGACCTCTTCGGCGCCGAGTACGCCAACGTCCAGCCGCATTCCGGCGCCTCGGCGAACCAGGCCGCGCTGTTCGCCCTCGCCCAGCCCGGCGACACCATCCTCGGTCTCGATCTTGCCCACGGCGGCCACCTCACCCACGGCATGCGCATCAACTTCTCCGGCAAGCAGTTCAACGTCGTTCCCTACCACGTCGACGACGCCGGCCTGGTCGACATGGACGAGGTCGAGCAGCTCGCCAAGGAGCATCGCCCGAAGGTGATCATCGCGGGCTGGTCCGCCTACCCCCGGCAGCTGGACTTCGCCGCCTTCCGCCGGATCGCCGACGAGACCGGCGCGTTCCTGTGGGTCGACATGGCCCACTTCGCCGGGCTGGTCGCGGCCGGTCTTCACCCGAACCCGGTCGAGTACGCGGACGTGGTCACCTCCACCACCCACAAGACCCTCGGGGGTCCCCGCGGCGGCATCATCCTCGCCCGGAGCACGGAGTTCGCGAAGAAGCTCAACTCGTCGGTGTTCCCGGGCTTCCAGGGCGGTCCGCTGGAGCATGTCATCGCGGCGAAGGCGGTCTCCTTCAAGGTCGCCGCGAGCGAGGAGTTCAAGGAGCGCCAGAGCCGTACCGTGGAGGGCGCCAAGATCCTCGCCGAGCGGCTGACGGCCCCCGATGCCCGGGAGGCCGGCGTCGACGTGCTGTCCGGCGGCACGGACGTGCACCTGATCCTGGTCGACCTGCGCAACTCCGCACTGGACGGACAACAGGCCGAGGACCGCCTCCACGAGGTCGGCATCACCGTCAACCGCAACGCCGTCCCGAACGACCCGCGCCCCCCGATGGTCACCTCCGGCCTGCGCATCGGCACGCCGGCCCTGGCCACCCGAGGCTTCACCGCCGAGGACTTCACCGAGGTCGCCGACGTCATCGCCGAGGCGCTGAAGCCGTCGTACGACACCGAAGCCCTCAAGGCCAGGGTCAAGGCCCTCGCCGACAAGCACCCGCTCTACCCCGGCCTGTAA
- a CDS encoding NAD(P)/FAD-dependent oxidoreductase, whose protein sequence is MRSITVVGASLAGLSTVRALRAEGYDGEIVVVGEERHTPYDRPPLSKDFLKGDIDADALALGDAGEYDDLDVHWLLGERAVRLDPVARTVTLTGGQQVRTHGVVVATGASPRTLPGSDGLAGVHTLRTLDDAVALRAELLDGLPRVVVIGAGFIGAEVASTAHRLGLHVTLVEAADVPLERQLGREMGLVCSSLHTDHGVHLLCGTGVAELLGEDRVTGVRLADGRVLPADVVVAGVGVRPNTDWLAGSGVLVDDGVVCDAGCATTVPGVVAVGDVARCPHPFTGRHARIEHWSNATEQARTAARTLLTGVSAPAPLTAPYFWSDQYRTRIQLAGHVVPGAEPEVVEGDLDSRTFTAVYRHEGKPVAVLSLNQPKFFNRLRRTLVPAAAVAVP, encoded by the coding sequence ATGAGGAGCATCACCGTCGTCGGAGCGTCACTGGCGGGCCTGAGCACGGTCCGCGCGCTGCGCGCAGAGGGCTACGACGGCGAGATCGTCGTCGTGGGGGAGGAGCGCCACACTCCCTACGACCGCCCTCCGCTGTCCAAGGACTTCCTCAAGGGCGACATCGACGCCGACGCGCTCGCCCTCGGCGACGCCGGCGAGTACGACGACCTGGACGTGCACTGGCTGCTCGGCGAACGCGCGGTCCGTCTCGACCCCGTCGCCCGGACCGTCACCCTGACCGGAGGGCAGCAGGTGCGCACCCACGGCGTGGTCGTCGCCACCGGGGCGAGCCCCCGCACGCTCCCCGGATCCGACGGGCTGGCCGGCGTCCACACCCTGCGCACCCTGGACGACGCCGTCGCCCTGCGGGCCGAGCTGCTGGACGGCCTGCCCAGGGTCGTCGTCATCGGCGCCGGCTTCATCGGCGCCGAAGTGGCCTCGACCGCCCACCGGCTGGGCCTGCACGTCACCCTCGTCGAGGCGGCCGACGTACCGCTGGAGCGCCAACTCGGTCGGGAGATGGGCCTGGTCTGCTCCTCCCTGCACACCGATCACGGCGTCCATCTGCTGTGCGGCACCGGCGTGGCCGAACTGCTGGGCGAGGACCGGGTCACCGGCGTCCGGCTGGCGGACGGGCGGGTGCTGCCCGCCGACGTGGTCGTGGCCGGCGTGGGCGTCCGGCCCAACACCGACTGGCTCGCCGGCTCCGGAGTCCTGGTGGACGACGGCGTGGTGTGCGACGCCGGCTGCGCGACCACCGTCCCGGGCGTCGTCGCCGTCGGTGACGTGGCCCGCTGCCCCCACCCCTTCACCGGCCGCCACGCCCGCATCGAGCACTGGAGCAACGCCACCGAGCAGGCAAGGACCGCCGCCCGGACCCTGCTGACCGGGGTGTCCGCCCCGGCCCCGCTCACCGCCCCCTACTTCTGGTCCGACCAGTACCGGACGCGCATCCAGCTCGCCGGTCACGTCGTCCCCGGCGCGGAGCCCGAGGTCGTCGAGGGGGACCTCGACAGCCGTACCTTCACGGCCGTCTACCGGCACGAGGGCAAGCCCGTGGCTGTGCTCTCCCTCAACCAGCCGAAGTTCTTCAACCGGCTCCGCCGCACGCTCGTCCCCGCCGCCGCGGTCGCCGTCCCCTGA
- a CDS encoding DUF1569 domain-containing protein — translation MPPIDLARLAERLHHNLGRPERELLAPGSSWNLSQTLQHCAQTVRYSVTGYPALKPALFRATAGALAKRVFLLRGTMKHSLAAEIDGAPSLDPALPVTEAATGLTDAVTLFTGHTAEHAPHPAYGRCTHDEFARLHSMHLAEHLPGLVDV, via the coding sequence ATGCCCCCGATCGACCTCGCCCGGCTCGCTGAACGACTGCATCACAACCTCGGCCGCCCCGAGCGCGAGCTGCTGGCTCCGGGAAGTTCCTGGAACCTGTCCCAGACGCTGCAGCACTGTGCCCAGACCGTCCGCTACTCCGTGACCGGTTACCCCGCGCTCAAGCCCGCCCTGTTCCGGGCGACGGCGGGCGCCCTGGCCAAACGGGTCTTCCTGCTCCGCGGCACCATGAAGCACTCGCTCGCTGCCGAGATCGACGGAGCGCCCTCCCTGGATCCGGCACTCCCGGTGACCGAGGCCGCGACCGGCCTCACGGATGCGGTGACCCTGTTCACCGGTCACACCGCGGAGCACGCCCCCCACCCCGCCTATGGACGCTGCACGCACGACGAGTTCGCGCGGCTGCACTCGATGCACCTCGCCGAGCACCTCCCCGGCCTGGTGGACGTCTGA
- the fdhD gene encoding formate dehydrogenase accessory sulfurtransferase FdhD, producing the protein MGRVTERRRVLRIRDGAPSTRPDTLVAEEPMEIRLDGRPLAVTMRTPGDDFALAAGFLVSEGVVSRASDVTNIVYCAGATQDGGNTYNVVDVRLAPGVPLPDITLERNVYTTSSCGLCGKASLDAVRTTARWPIADTPPVRVTPGLLARLPDRLRAAQQVFDRTGGLHAAGLFSPEGDLLDLREDIGRHNAVDKVVGRALRSGELPLSRTVLLVSGRASFELAQKAVMAGIPVLAAVSAPSSLAVDLAKETGLTLVGFLRGGTMNVYAGDHRLDVRA; encoded by the coding sequence ATGGGCCGGGTCACCGAACGACGGCGCGTGCTGCGGATCAGGGACGGAGCGCCGAGCACCCGCCCCGACACGCTGGTCGCCGAGGAGCCCATGGAGATCCGCCTCGACGGCAGGCCCCTGGCCGTCACCATGCGCACCCCCGGCGACGACTTCGCCCTCGCCGCGGGATTCCTGGTGAGCGAGGGCGTGGTGAGCCGGGCCTCGGACGTGACGAACATCGTGTACTGCGCGGGAGCCACCCAGGACGGCGGCAACACCTACAACGTCGTCGACGTCCGTCTCGCCCCCGGCGTGCCGCTGCCCGACATCACGCTGGAACGCAACGTGTACACCACGTCGTCGTGCGGCCTGTGCGGGAAGGCGAGCCTCGACGCCGTGCGGACCACGGCACGATGGCCCATCGCGGACACGCCCCCGGTCCGGGTCACCCCCGGCCTGCTGGCCCGCCTGCCCGACCGACTGCGGGCCGCGCAACAGGTGTTCGACCGCACCGGCGGACTGCACGCGGCCGGGCTGTTCTCGCCCGAGGGCGACCTGCTGGACCTGCGCGAGGACATCGGCCGGCACAACGCCGTCGACAAGGTGGTCGGCCGCGCGCTCCGGTCCGGTGAACTCCCGCTGTCCCGAACCGTTCTGCTGGTCTCCGGACGCGCGTCCTTCGAACTCGCCCAGAAGGCCGTCATGGCGGGCATCCCCGTGCTCGCCGCCGTCTCCGCGCCGTCCTCCCTCGCGGTGGACCTGGCCAAGGAGACCGGACTCACCCTCGTCGGCTTCCTGCGCGGCGGAACCATGAATGTCTACGCGGGCGATCACCGCCTCGACGTACGGGCCTGA
- a CDS encoding aldehyde dehydrogenase family protein: MATRGPVSARRITSGAAFANATVASDPRLAFGGTERSGQGRELAATGLREFTHTRTDWVTG, translated from the coding sequence GTGGCCACCCGCGGTCCGGTCAGCGCCCGCCGGATCACCAGCGGCGCGGCCTTCGCCAACGCGACCGTCGCATCCGACCCGCGCCTGGCCTTCGGCGGCACCGAGCGCAGCGGCCAAGGCCGCGAACTGGCTGCCACCGGCCTCCGCGAGTTCACCCACACACGCACGGACTGGGTCACCGGCTGA